The following are encoded in a window of Phaseolus vulgaris cultivar G19833 chromosome 3, P. vulgaris v2.0, whole genome shotgun sequence genomic DNA:
- the LOC137808510 gene encoding F-box protein At2g26160-like, translating to MDDKVDWSELPIDLWPKIGKSMENHMDVVRFRSVCESCRSSIPLSLPNSPSFPIQIPQPLNQSIDTFLSQATVFLIEPSLGASNLEPLAPSSKGWLIKVQESKNQSFTLLSPISDKILYPHGTSSPMLWNLLDYRVIELCKSYTIHRQLSAFVSKVVFFPNSPWVDVEDSVACCIFLEGKLGIMKHGDEKWSLLDDENFFYDDVIVFKSQFYVTDKWGTISWVDTSSLKLVQFSPPLCGFGNKKHLVESCGSLYVVDRFYEKPPRRRNYGDVAVVCFKVYKLDEEWGTWVDVKNLGDRAFVLGKSCSFSVSAKDITGYQENCIYFTDIFNVRAYNLEDRSFVAIDFDPCVDKSLCSHSSWLRIG from the coding sequence ATGGATGATAAAGTTGATTGGTCTGAACTTCCCATAGATCTATGGCCAAAGATCGGAAAATCTATGGAAAACCACATGGATGTTGTCAGGTTTCGCAGTGTGTGTGAGTCATGTCGATCTTCTATCCCTCTCTCTCTCCCCAATTCTCCTTCTTTTCCTATACAGATTCCTCAGCCCCTGAACCAATCCATAGACACCTTCCTCAGCCAAGCCACAGTCTTTCTTATTGAACCAAGCCTTGGAGCCTCCAATTTGGAGCCCTTGGCACCTTCTTCCAAAGGGTGGCTGATCAAGGTTCAGGAATCAAAGAATCAGTCCTTCACTTTGCTCAGTCCAATATCCGACAAAATCTTGTACCCTCATGGCACCAGTTCTCCCATGTTGTGGAACTTGTTGGACTATCGGGTCATCGAGTTATGCAAATCATACACCATTCACCGTCAATTATCTGCCTTTGTAAGCAAAGTTGTGTTCTTTCCCAATTCCCCTTGGGTTGATGTTGAGGATTCCGTGGCTTGTTGCATCTTTTTGGAGGGGAAGCTGGGGATCATGAAACATGGGGACGAGAAATGGAGTCTGCTGGATGACGAAAACTTCTTCTACGATGATGTTATCGTGTTCAAGAGTCAGTTTTATGTGACTGACAAGTGGGGTACCATTTCATGGGTTGATACTTCTTCCTTGAAGTTGGTGCAGTTTTCTCCTCCCTTGTGTGGCTTTGGGAACAAGAAGCATTTGGTGGAGTCATGTGGGAGTCTGTATGTTGTTGATAGGTTCTACGAAAAGCCTCCCAGAAGAAGGAACTACGGTGATGTTGCGGTGGTGTGTTTCAAGGTTTATAAGTTGGACGAAGAGTGGGGAACGTGGGTTGATGTCAAAAACTTGGGAGATAGAGCCTTTGTTTTGGGTAAAAGTTGTAGCTTCTCTGTTTCTGCTAAAGATATAACGGGGTACCAAGAGAATTGCATCTATTTCACAGATATCTTTAACGTTCGTGCCTACAACTTAGAGGATCGTAGTTTTGTGGCCATTGACTTTGATCCCTGTGTTGACAAATCTCTGTGTTCTCACTCATCATGGCTAAGAATTGGATGA